One window of the Natrinema sp. CBA1119 genome contains the following:
- a CDS encoding ABC transporter permease, which yields MTANRWTSRDAIIKALLGAYTWLVVGFILLPLIVIGVMSFTPGEFMEFPPQGVSLRWYGEFFSSLTWLTAMQNSLLIATISALGATSIGGTAAFALDRYDYRFDWAFTGVAVLPTLLPPVIVGVAFVIFFGAIGVGGQLWTLAVAHSIFFAPFPFILVSQGLDDVDRTYEEAARDLGSQPLTVIRTVTLPLLRANVFAGAIFAFILSLNEYIISWLISGFSFQTIPIQIFTSLRYTYSPVIAAVSLIFIVATFVLMTAVDRMTGGVWD from the coding sequence GTGACAGCAAATCGCTGGACTAGCCGCGACGCGATCATCAAAGCGCTACTCGGCGCGTACACGTGGCTGGTAGTCGGGTTCATCCTGCTTCCCCTGATCGTTATCGGCGTCATGTCGTTTACGCCGGGCGAGTTCATGGAGTTCCCACCACAAGGAGTGTCACTCCGGTGGTACGGGGAATTCTTCAGTTCGCTCACGTGGCTCACGGCGATGCAGAACAGTCTGCTCATCGCTACGATCTCAGCTCTCGGTGCAACGTCGATCGGTGGGACCGCAGCGTTCGCGCTTGATCGATACGACTACCGATTCGATTGGGCGTTTACCGGCGTAGCAGTGCTACCGACCCTCCTACCGCCGGTGATCGTCGGCGTAGCGTTTGTCATCTTCTTCGGGGCCATTGGAGTCGGCGGACAGCTGTGGACGCTCGCGGTCGCCCACAGCATCTTTTTCGCCCCGTTCCCGTTCATCCTCGTTTCCCAAGGCCTCGACGATGTCGACCGGACCTACGAGGAAGCGGCTCGCGATCTCGGTTCGCAACCGCTCACCGTGATCCGAACGGTGACGCTCCCCTTGCTACGGGCGAACGTCTTTGCGGGAGCGATCTTCGCGTTCATCCTCTCGCTCAACGAGTACATCATCAGCTGGCTGATTTCCGGGTTCTCGTTCCAGACGATCCCGATCCAGATTTTCACCAGTCTCCGGTACACCTACTCACCGGTCATCGCGGCCGTGAGTCTGATATTCATCGTGGCGACGTTCGTCCTCATGACCGCCGTCGATCGCATGACAGGAGGGGTATGGGACTGA
- a CDS encoding ABC transporter permease: MSHGTDTPEATGWTGRVPQTKYLVASYPATVLVLLFLVPFCLLFVYSFYTNVSGGYLERTLTLANYLRLGREPLYLDRLVFTLRIAAMTTIVSLLLGYPLAYRLARTRRSRVRRTVLTIIVSSLWLTFIIRGYAWAVMLSSDGVIPVAAAGVGLLDEPVSFVPGYWALVVSMVYVFLPFMVLTLYTSIKNVDTELLEASKNLGAGPVTTFRHVTLPLTKSGIVSGSLLVFVLSLGVYVLPRILGSPPQWTLAVVIGNQVTIESNVPFAAALSIVLMLVVVLLVLVTVRLTGVGTFELGNGGGDA; the protein is encoded by the coding sequence ATGTCTCACGGGACCGATACCCCGGAAGCAACGGGTTGGACCGGGAGGGTACCGCAGACGAAGTATCTCGTCGCTTCGTACCCGGCTACGGTACTCGTGTTGCTATTTCTGGTCCCCTTCTGCCTGTTGTTCGTATACAGCTTCTATACGAACGTTAGCGGCGGCTACCTCGAGCGGACGCTGACGCTGGCGAACTACCTGCGGTTGGGACGGGAGCCGCTGTACCTGGATCGGCTCGTCTTCACGCTCCGAATCGCAGCGATGACGACTATCGTTTCGTTGCTACTCGGATATCCACTCGCGTATCGATTGGCCAGAACGCGTCGCTCGCGGGTTCGACGGACCGTGCTGACCATCATCGTCTCGAGCTTATGGCTCACGTTCATCATTCGGGGCTACGCATGGGCGGTGATGCTGAGCAGTGACGGGGTGATTCCCGTTGCCGCCGCCGGTGTGGGCCTGTTAGACGAACCCGTCTCGTTTGTCCCGGGCTATTGGGCTCTCGTCGTTAGCATGGTGTACGTGTTTTTACCGTTCATGGTGTTGACACTGTACACGAGTATCAAGAACGTCGATACTGAGTTACTTGAAGCATCGAAGAATCTCGGTGCCGGTCCGGTCACGACGTTCCGTCATGTGACGCTCCCCTTGACGAAAAGCGGCATCGTCAGCGGATCGTTGCTGGTGTTCGTCCTTTCGCTGGGCGTGTACGTCCTTCCGCGCATTCTCGGTAGCCCACCGCAGTGGACGTTGGCCGTCGTCATCGGCAATCAGGTGACCATCGAATCGAACGTCCCGTTCGCAGCGGCACTGAGCATCGTCCTGATGCTCGTCGTCGTCCTCCTAGTCCTGGTAACCGTCCGACTCACCGGCGTCGGGACGTTCGAACTCGGCAACGGAGGTGGCGATGCGTGA
- a CDS encoding ABC transporter ATP-binding protein, which translates to MSDIVLEGVDKVYPGGVEAVTGASLVVKDGEFVTIVGPSGCGKTTTLRMIAGFEHPTHGRVGIGGDGMTDVPPDERNTGMVFQDFALFPHMTVGENIAYGLTIGGGWDEADAQNRVEEMLELVELPGFADRDPEQLSGGQQQRVALARALAPEPEVLLLDEPLASLDKKLRESMQVELRRIQERVGITTVLVTHNQKEALTMSDRIAVMNDGQFDQVGTPQEVYNRPETRFVADFVGTANIFDGTVVDQSPEKLTVDCGAFEILATPHDGVTVGETVSVVVRPEHTRVETTTEASNVIEGNVEVSRFLGDHVECHISLPTGTEAVGIVTPDGPSPTTGSQVTVGIDAEDCLVVTD; encoded by the coding sequence ATGAGTGACATCGTTCTCGAAGGTGTCGATAAAGTGTATCCCGGCGGCGTCGAGGCAGTTACGGGGGCGTCATTGGTCGTCAAGGACGGAGAGTTTGTGACGATCGTCGGTCCATCGGGCTGTGGCAAGACGACGACGCTACGGATGATTGCAGGTTTCGAGCATCCCACCCACGGGAGGGTCGGCATCGGCGGTGACGGCATGACCGACGTCCCACCCGACGAGCGCAATACCGGCATGGTGTTTCAGGACTTCGCCCTGTTTCCCCACATGACCGTCGGTGAGAACATCGCGTACGGGTTGACCATCGGAGGCGGCTGGGACGAAGCGGACGCGCAGAACCGCGTCGAGGAAATGCTCGAGCTCGTGGAGCTGCCGGGGTTTGCCGACCGCGACCCCGAACAGCTCTCGGGCGGCCAGCAACAGCGCGTCGCCCTCGCTCGCGCGCTCGCCCCGGAGCCAGAAGTGTTGTTACTGGACGAACCACTCGCGAGTCTCGACAAGAAACTCCGCGAGAGCATGCAGGTCGAACTGCGTCGCATCCAGGAACGCGTCGGGATCACGACTGTATTGGTAACCCACAATCAGAAAGAGGCGCTGACGATGTCGGACCGAATCGCGGTGATGAACGACGGCCAATTCGATCAGGTTGGAACGCCTCAGGAAGTATACAATCGGCCGGAAACGCGGTTTGTCGCCGATTTCGTCGGAACTGCAAACATCTTCGACGGGACCGTCGTCGATCAGTCTCCCGAGAAACTCACCGTCGACTGTGGCGCGTTCGAAATCCTGGCGACACCACACGACGGCGTCACCGTCGGTGAGACGGTTAGCGTCGTTGTTCGTCCCGAACATACCCGTGTAGAGACGACTACCGAAGCTTCGAATGTCATCGAGGGCAACGTGGAAGTGAGCCGGTTCTTAGGCGACCACGTGGAGTGCCATATCTCGCTCCCCACCGGAACCGAGGCAGTCGGCATAGTCACGCCGGACGGCCCGTCGCCGACGACCGGTAGTCAGGTCACCGTCGGGATCGACGCCGAGGACTGTCTGGTGGTGACTGATTGA